A genomic region of Trichothermofontia sichuanensis B231 contains the following coding sequences:
- a CDS encoding TRC40/GET3/ArsA family transport-energizing ATPase, translating into MRVILLTGKGGVGKTSVAAATGLRCAELGYKTLVLSTDPAHSLADSFDLELSHEPRSVKPNLWGAELDALMELENNWGAVKRYITQVLQARGLEGVEAEELAILPGMDEIFSLVRMKRHYDEGEFDVLIIDSAPTGTALRLLSLPEVAGWYMRRFYKPLQRMSIALRPVFEPIFKPLTGFSLPDREVMDAPYEFYEQIEALEKVLTDNTQTSVRLVTNPEKMVIKESLRAHAYLSLYNVGTDLVIANRIIPDTVTDPFFQRWKESQQQYRQEIRDNFQPLPIKEVPLYSEELCGLTALERLKETLYAEEDPTQVYYKETTLRVTQQQDQYSLEIYLPGIPKNQVELSKSGDELNIRIGNHRRNLVLPQALAALQPAGAKMEEDYLKIRFANPVGV; encoded by the coding sequence ATGCGGGTAATTTTACTGACTGGCAAAGGCGGTGTGGGCAAAACATCCGTCGCCGCAGCAACCGGGCTGCGCTGTGCCGAGCTGGGGTATAAGACCCTGGTGCTGAGTACTGATCCGGCTCATTCGTTGGCGGACAGTTTTGATTTAGAACTCAGCCACGAGCCGCGATCGGTGAAACCCAATTTGTGGGGAGCTGAACTAGATGCCCTCATGGAGTTGGAAAATAACTGGGGAGCAGTGAAGCGCTATATTACCCAGGTGTTGCAGGCACGGGGGCTAGAAGGCGTTGAGGCGGAAGAATTAGCGATCCTCCCCGGCATGGATGAGATTTTTAGCCTGGTGCGGATGAAACGCCATTATGACGAAGGGGAGTTTGATGTCCTAATTATTGACTCAGCTCCCACGGGTACAGCTCTGCGTTTATTGAGTTTGCCGGAAGTGGCGGGATGGTATATGCGCCGCTTTTATAAGCCTTTGCAGCGGATGTCGATCGCCCTCCGTCCCGTTTTTGAACCCATTTTCAAGCCGCTAACTGGGTTTTCCCTGCCCGATCGCGAGGTGATGGATGCCCCCTACGAATTCTATGAACAGATCGAGGCCTTGGAGAAGGTTCTGACTGACAATACCCAAACCTCAGTCCGGCTGGTGACAAATCCCGAAAAAATGGTGATTAAGGAGTCTCTACGCGCCCATGCCTATTTGAGTTTGTATAACGTTGGGACGGATCTGGTGATCGCCAACCGCATTATTCCCGATACGGTGACCGATCCCTTTTTCCAACGTTGGAAAGAATCGCAGCAGCAGTACCGGCAGGAAATTCGGGATAATTTTCAGCCTTTGCCGATCAAAGAAGTTCCCCTCTATTCAGAGGAACTCTGTGGGCTGACGGCCCTAGAGCGGCTGAAGGAAACTCTCTATGCCGAGGAGGATCCCACCCAAGTTTATTACAAGGAAACCACCTTGCGCGTTACCCAACAACAGGATCAATATAGCCTGGAAATCTATCTGCCCGGCATCCCCAAAAATCAGGTTGAACTGAGTAAGTCAGGGGATGAATTAAACATTCGGATTGGTAACCATCGCCGTAATCTGGTCCTCCCCCAAGCCCTGGCTGCCTTGCAACCGGCGGGGGCCAAAATGGAGGAGGATTATCTGAAGATCCGTTTTGCCAACCCTGTGGGTGTTTAG
- a CDS encoding DUF4058 family protein: MTFPFPGMNPYLENPALWPEVHAWLIVGLARTLNPILKPKYRAAVEQRVYQDAVLVGVPDVAVFQQPSEPTRATTLTRSVGQPLTVTLPMPTEVRERYLEIHQISTGQVVTVIEVLSPKNKRPGEGQNQYTTKRLKVLESQSHLIEVDLLRSGDPPFIAGGIPSDYRILVSRAQDRPQATLYPFNLRDAIPTFPLPLQPGDPEPAIDLQSLLQAIYDEAALDLVIDYHQPPIPPLTESDWEWLQTYVQETGDSPAATQGDRAKSP; this comes from the coding sequence ATGACGTTTCCCTTCCCTGGCATGAACCCCTATTTGGAAAATCCGGCCCTGTGGCCAGAGGTTCACGCCTGGTTAATCGTGGGATTGGCCCGGACTCTCAACCCCATCCTGAAACCGAAATACCGAGCCGCCGTCGAGCAGCGAGTTTACCAGGATGCTGTGTTGGTGGGTGTCCCTGATGTTGCTGTTTTCCAGCAGCCATCCGAACCCACGCGTGCCACAACCCTGACCCGCTCTGTTGGTCAACCCCTGACGGTCACTCTCCCCATGCCCACCGAAGTGCGAGAGCGCTACTTGGAAATTCACCAGATTAGCACGGGTCAAGTGGTCACGGTCATCGAAGTCCTCTCACCGAAAAATAAGCGTCCCGGCGAGGGGCAGAACCAATACACAACAAAACGGCTGAAAGTCCTGGAAAGTCAGAGTCACCTGATTGAGGTTGATCTCCTGCGATCGGGTGACCCACCCTTCATCGCTGGGGGGATTCCTTCCGACTATCGCATTCTCGTCAGTCGTGCCCAGGACCGCCCCCAAGCCACTCTCTATCCTTTTAACTTGAGAGACGCAATCCCCACCTTCCCGCTGCCCCTGCAACCCGGTGATCCTGAACCTGCGATCGACTTGCAGTCACTTCTTCAGGCGATTTATGACGAGGCTGCCCTTGATCTGGTTATTGACTATCATCAACCGCCGATCCCGCCGTTAACGGAGAGCGATTGGGAGTGGTTGCAAACCTATGTCCAGGAGACAGGCGATTCTCCTGCGGCGACGCAGGGCGATCGGGCCAAATCCCCGTAA
- a CDS encoding TraY domain-containing protein, which produces MNLPLSMGTQLETIVLQLPVALDAALAAQATRSGRSKSEIVAALLQAHLTLDLPKPEPDPLLSDRLVALQERLTQIEHHLTYYQLLFQKQPLKGPPPFPIDDDIVDEPDEILEGFLDWEHRQNRPRMVD; this is translated from the coding sequence ATGAATCTGCCCCTCAGTATGGGCACACAACTAGAAACGATCGTGTTGCAATTGCCGGTGGCCCTAGATGCGGCCCTTGCGGCGCAAGCGACGCGATCGGGCCGATCCAAATCTGAGATAGTCGCAGCGCTTTTACAGGCCCATTTGACTCTAGATCTTCCCAAGCCAGAACCGGATCCTCTCCTGAGCGATCGGCTTGTTGCCTTGCAAGAGCGCCTGACCCAGATTGAACATCACCTGACTTATTATCAATTGCTTTTCCAGAAACAACCCTTGAAAGGTCCCCCTCCTTTCCCCATAGACGATGACATTGTCGATGAGCCGGATGAAATCCTCGAAGGATTTCTAGATTGGGAGCACAGACAGAACCGACCGCGTATGGTAGATTAA
- a CDS encoding helix-turn-helix domain-containing protein, whose amino-acid sequence MSRLDAVQVEQLEEIGTYLQAIRERQGKSLDEIATKTFIPLRLLKAIEAGNAHPLPEPVFVQGFIRRYAEALGLDGRDLSQRFSVEATVAPQAGEDVPTLPIVDPASLGSTPPTDSSVPNGPPPAGQLVDSVLPSSPHRPNWVPAYVVGGLIVLIGLGYVGMGRLRPVTEAPKSPAALTAPEVPRQLPQSAPELPAVAVSPTANTTPANPSVSATPSLPVASAPAQPSPAANTGPVAVDVSFQGTSWVEVTIDGEVVFEGTLEAGTQRAWSGKEQVTIVAGNAGAVLVSYNQGKAVPMGELGEVQERSFPPAPTVP is encoded by the coding sequence ATGAGTCGCTTAGATGCTGTCCAAGTTGAGCAACTGGAAGAAATTGGGACCTACCTACAAGCGATTCGGGAGAGACAGGGCAAATCCCTGGATGAGATCGCCACGAAGACATTTATTCCCCTACGGTTGCTGAAAGCTATTGAGGCCGGTAATGCCCATCCCTTACCTGAACCCGTCTTTGTTCAGGGGTTTATCCGCCGCTATGCGGAGGCCCTAGGTCTGGATGGGCGGGATCTGTCGCAACGGTTTTCGGTGGAAGCAACTGTTGCCCCACAAGCGGGGGAAGATGTCCCAACGTTGCCGATCGTTGATCCTGCCTCCCTCGGTTCGACGCCGCCGACTGATTCGTCTGTTCCCAATGGGCCGCCCCCGGCGGGCCAATTAGTCGATTCGGTGCTCCCCTCTAGCCCCCATCGTCCCAATTGGGTACCAGCCTATGTGGTCGGTGGTCTGATCGTCTTAATTGGGCTAGGGTATGTGGGGATGGGCCGATTGCGGCCTGTTACTGAGGCGCCTAAATCGCCGGCAGCCCTAACGGCGCCGGAGGTTCCCCGTCAACTACCCCAATCAGCCCCAGAACTGCCAGCCGTTGCGGTATCCCCTACGGCCAATACGACCCCAGCAAACCCATCTGTCAGCGCTACCCCCAGTCTGCCAGTGGCTTCTGCCCCTGCCCAACCATCGCCGGCGGCCAATACGGGGCCGGTGGCGGTAGACGTCAGTTTCCAGGGAACTTCCTGGGTTGAGGTCACGATCGATGGGGAAGTGGTTTTTGAAGGGACGTTAGAGGCGGGGACCCAACGCGCTTGGTCAGGGAAGGAGCAGGTGACGATCGTGGCTGGGAATGCCGGAGCGGTCCTCGTGAGCTACAACCAGGGGAAAGCAGTGCCGATGGGGGAGCTAGGGGAAGTCCAGGAGCGCTCGTTCCCGCCTGCCCCAACGGTCCCCTAA
- a CDS encoding RNA recognition motif domain-containing protein, whose amino-acid sequence MSVRLYVGNLPKELERQELEAVFAETETVSTKVITDRKTGKCRGFGFVTVKTDEEADQLIEKFNGHLIHENPIKIEKALPRATKAKPEAQESVASTANNSGGGGNSSRRSKGKSSRRGGSTGGASQDTGVAQPDPRWAQELEKLKELLAAQTANS is encoded by the coding sequence ATGTCAGTCCGTCTCTACGTTGGTAATCTGCCTAAAGAACTGGAACGTCAGGAGCTGGAAGCTGTCTTTGCCGAGACTGAAACCGTTTCTACTAAGGTGATTACCGATCGCAAAACAGGTAAGTGCCGGGGCTTTGGCTTTGTGACGGTAAAAACGGATGAAGAGGCGGATCAACTGATTGAGAAGTTCAACGGCCACCTGATCCACGAGAATCCGATCAAAATTGAAAAAGCGCTACCTCGTGCCACCAAGGCGAAACCAGAGGCACAGGAGTCGGTGGCCAGTACGGCCAATAACAGTGGAGGGGGTGGGAATAGCAGCCGCCGCAGCAAGGGTAAATCTTCGCGTCGAGGGGGAAGCACTGGCGGTGCCAGTCAGGATACGGGCGTGGCTCAACCCGATCCCCGTTGGGCACAGGAGCTAGAAAAGCTTAAGGAACTGTTGGCTGCCCAGACTGCTAATTCCTGA
- a CDS encoding DNA-methyltransferase, translating to MTARVTLEANPHETVTPNMPAVVWQSTDGLSCLYHGDSLALMAALPAASIDCIWTDPPYNLSNDGVTCVAGRMVNVNKGEWDRSQGVERDHEFNKAWLAACYRLLKPTGTIWVTGTLHVYPSVGFAMQQLGFRILNDIIWEKPAPPPNLGCRCFTHSTELILWATKARKGKEHYTFNYEAMKAENGDKQMKNVWRLPAPSKQEKRYGKHPTQKPVDLVARCLRASTNPGDLVFDPFCGSGTTGVAALSLGRQFIGCEADAGHVALAMKRLTE from the coding sequence ATGACAGCACGGGTAACACTCGAAGCCAATCCCCACGAAACGGTGACACCAAACATGCCAGCGGTGGTCTGGCAGTCTACTGATGGGCTTTCTTGTTTGTACCACGGGGATAGTTTGGCCCTGATGGCGGCTCTGCCTGCGGCCAGCATCGACTGCATCTGGACTGATCCTCCCTACAACCTTTCCAATGACGGGGTAACCTGTGTGGCTGGGCGGATGGTGAACGTTAACAAAGGGGAGTGGGATCGCAGCCAGGGGGTTGAGCGAGACCATGAATTTAACAAAGCCTGGTTGGCGGCTTGCTACCGTTTACTCAAACCCACGGGCACGATATGGGTAACTGGAACGCTCCATGTATACCCCTCAGTTGGGTTTGCGATGCAGCAGCTTGGATTTCGGATTCTCAATGACATTATCTGGGAAAAACCGGCTCCCCCTCCCAATCTAGGCTGTCGCTGCTTTACACATTCAACCGAGCTAATCCTGTGGGCAACGAAGGCGCGTAAAGGCAAAGAGCATTACACCTTCAATTATGAGGCGATGAAGGCTGAGAATGGCGATAAACAGATGAAGAATGTCTGGCGACTACCGGCCCCTAGCAAACAGGAAAAACGCTACGGCAAACACCCCACCCAAAAACCGGTCGATCTGGTGGCCCGCTGCCTCCGCGCCAGTACTAACCCAGGGGATTTAGTCTTTGATCCATTTTGCGGCTCCGGCACAACGGGCGTTGCAGCTTTATCATTAGGTCGGCAATTTATTGGCTGTGAGGCAGATGCAGGCCATGTTGCGTTAGCCATGAAGCGATTGACTGAGTAG
- the ribH gene encoding 6,7-dimethyl-8-ribityllumazine synthase yields MAVFEGSFTDTEALRFAIVIARFNDLITGKLLSGCQDCLKRHGVDPDGPQVDYIWVPGSFEIPLVARQVAQTYRYDAVICLGAVIQGQTPHFDYVAAEVSKGIAAAGYQTGVPVIFGILTADTMQQALERAGIKSNKGWDYAMNAIEMASLMRQLKQKGGIEVTLPGAIAGKMPPSLPTSL; encoded by the coding sequence ATGGCTGTTTTTGAAGGCTCGTTTACTGATACTGAGGCGTTGCGATTTGCGATCGTGATTGCCCGTTTCAATGATCTGATCACGGGTAAATTGCTGAGCGGGTGTCAGGATTGCCTCAAGCGCCACGGGGTTGATCCGGATGGCCCGCAGGTGGATTATATCTGGGTTCCGGGTAGTTTTGAGATTCCCTTGGTAGCACGGCAAGTCGCCCAGACCTATCGCTACGATGCTGTGATTTGCCTGGGGGCAGTCATCCAGGGCCAAACGCCCCATTTTGATTATGTGGCTGCTGAGGTGTCGAAGGGGATCGCCGCGGCGGGGTATCAGACGGGGGTGCCGGTGATTTTTGGGATTCTGACGGCGGATACGATGCAGCAGGCCCTCGAACGGGCGGGGATTAAGAGTAATAAGGGTTGGGATTACGCCATGAATGCGATCGAGATGGCGAGTCTTATGCGGCAATTGAAGCAAAAGGGGGGAATTGAGGTCACGCTTCCCGGTGCGATCGCGGGCAAGATGCCGCCTTCCTTACCCACCTCCCTATGA
- the galE gene encoding UDP-glucose 4-epimerase GalE: MGSPHPTILVTGGAGYIGSHAVLALKAAGYDVIVLDNLVYGHRELVESVLQVELVVGDTNDRALLNALFAQRPIAAVLHFAAYAYVGESVLAPAKYYRNNVVGTLTLLEAMQAAGVSALVFSSTCATYGEPSVVPIPEDHPQAPINPYGRSKWMVEQILNDFAEAYGLRSVQFRYFNAAGADPQGRLGEDHDPETHLMPLLLLTALGKRESVSLFGTDYPTADGTCIRDYIHVSDLAMAHVLGLEYLLAGGKTMAVNLGNGHGFSVREVIEMARQVTQRPITVIESARRPGDPPVLVGSSDKARQVLGWQPQYSDLQTIIEHAWQWHQKRHA; this comes from the coding sequence TTGGGATCCCCCCATCCGACGATTTTAGTGACCGGGGGAGCTGGTTATATTGGCTCCCATGCCGTTCTGGCCCTCAAGGCAGCGGGCTACGATGTGATCGTTCTCGATAATCTGGTGTATGGGCATCGGGAACTGGTCGAATCAGTTCTTCAGGTGGAACTGGTGGTCGGCGATACCAACGATCGTGCCTTGTTGAATGCGTTGTTTGCCCAGCGCCCGATCGCGGCAGTGCTGCACTTTGCTGCCTATGCCTATGTGGGTGAATCGGTCCTGGCTCCCGCTAAGTATTACCGCAACAATGTGGTGGGTACGTTGACCCTCCTGGAGGCCATGCAGGCGGCGGGGGTTTCAGCCCTGGTGTTCTCCTCCACCTGTGCCACCTATGGCGAGCCAAGTGTAGTGCCTATTCCGGAAGATCATCCCCAAGCCCCCATCAATCCCTATGGACGCTCGAAGTGGATGGTGGAGCAGATCTTAAACGATTTTGCAGAAGCCTATGGGTTGCGATCGGTGCAGTTTCGGTATTTCAATGCAGCGGGGGCTGATCCCCAGGGGCGCCTGGGGGAAGATCATGATCCAGAGACCCATTTGATGCCGCTGCTGCTGCTGACTGCCCTGGGAAAACGGGAGTCAGTCTCGCTCTTTGGCACGGACTATCCCACCGCAGATGGGACCTGTATCCGCGACTATATTCATGTGAGTGACTTGGCAATGGCCCATGTCCTGGGACTGGAATATCTGCTGGCGGGGGGTAAAACTATGGCGGTCAATTTGGGTAACGGCCATGGGTTTTCGGTGCGCGAGGTGATTGAGATGGCTCGCCAGGTAACCCAGCGCCCGATTACGGTGATTGAGTCAGCCCGACGACCGGGGGATCCACCGGTTCTGGTGGGCAGTAGTGACAAGGCGCGACAAGTATTGGGTTGGCAACCTCAATACAGCGATCTGCAAACGATTATTGAACATGCATGGCAGTGGCACCAAAAACGTCATGCTTAG
- a CDS encoding M48 family metalloprotease — protein sequence MTAPIDPPPDAQPATVPADLAQGLQALNQGDYPTAIAHLEALCQTLPANPILARAQMGLALAYAKTGREADALILCQSLLNDPDPTVSQWADRNLTTLYLEFPALSAFPIESPAPTEEATPPVIDTPPTTLEPPRDATGFVPLSNETPAKRKRRPKPLARPAAAAISPPIAAQPEPSPTATPPAPLPGERVPIAPAPSASVPKVTDLPDRPPTIAWINSHRASTWQPLPPLNPLPIWVGEILATIAVLGLLRLQCQWMLVLLRQLFNFLNTWAYRFNNWLELANIPAWLRLPTFGSLGWTYFDPIGLLVGISGLLLLLSPWLLDLLLRGLYGLKPFQLSALQTYSPEAVRLLQRVGRQMGCAPPRLHLLPTTAPLLLTYGCLPRFSRIVVSQGLLDQLTEEEIATLYAAELGHWRSRSLGLFSGLLLILQLPFSLYVLVSRWGDALSSGRSSRLALLRSWGAGLCTLIAALSYGSFRLLRLPLLIPARGRFRHSDRFAASLTGNPNALIRALIKTAQGITVATYQADANGRYLLEGFEPGVPIAARQAWLLSHCPDIESITTVLAWDCADPARTWLPINQAQPLLGVRLQPLIRYARRWSLLPELDLPQPRPQPLSQAAFQTLLSQTAPWLGAGIGLFLGAFLWSIGGIGEVFRWAPLDWMAGDRALLWGFGLVGWGAGLFLRSQQQFPDAQAQQLPSTGHLQHLWQQVQTAPMTGHPARLQGILLGQSGTGNCLGQHLLLYTAEGVVKLHLTTAIGVIGNLLPARRRLLATGYQQAVTVQGWLHRGASVWMTVDYLRLPQGKTLSSYPTIATTLTVFLLLLWGTITIARGQG from the coding sequence ATGACTGCCCCGATCGACCCTCCCCCAGATGCCCAACCAGCGACCGTCCCAGCCGATCTAGCCCAGGGACTCCAAGCCCTCAACCAAGGCGACTACCCCACCGCGATCGCCCACCTCGAAGCCCTCTGCCAAACCCTTCCCGCCAATCCCATCTTGGCACGGGCACAAATGGGACTTGCCCTCGCCTACGCCAAAACCGGTCGCGAAGCCGACGCCCTCATCCTCTGCCAATCCTTGCTCAACGATCCCGATCCAACCGTCAGCCAGTGGGCCGATCGCAACCTTACCACCCTGTATCTTGAATTCCCGGCCCTATCTGCCTTTCCCATTGAGTCTCCTGCCCCGACTGAGGAAGCGACGCCCCCTGTCATAGATACTCCCCCCACAACCCTAGAACCCCCTAGGGATGCCACCGGCTTCGTTCCCCTGAGTAACGAGACGCCTGCCAAGCGCAAACGCCGCCCCAAACCCCTGGCTCGTCCGGCTGCCGCCGCGATTTCCCCGCCGATTGCGGCTCAACCAGAACCATCGCCAACCGCAACCCCACCCGCCCCCCTCCCTGGAGAGAGAGTCCCGATCGCACCCGCCCCCTCTGCATCAGTCCCCAAGGTAACAGACCTACCCGATCGCCCACCCACGATCGCCTGGATAAACAGTCACCGGGCCAGCACTTGGCAACCCCTGCCCCCCCTGAATCCGCTGCCGATCTGGGTGGGAGAAATCCTGGCCACGATCGCCGTCCTTGGGCTGCTCCGGCTGCAATGCCAATGGATGCTAGTTCTGCTGCGCCAACTCTTCAATTTTCTGAATACCTGGGCTTATCGATTCAATAACTGGCTGGAGCTAGCTAATATCCCCGCTTGGCTGAGATTGCCAACCTTCGGCTCCCTGGGGTGGACCTATTTTGATCCGATCGGGCTGCTGGTGGGGATTAGCGGCCTACTCTTGCTTCTGTCTCCCTGGTTGCTCGATCTCCTCCTACGCGGGTTATACGGCCTGAAACCATTCCAACTGTCAGCCCTCCAAACCTACAGCCCCGAAGCCGTGCGCCTGCTACAACGGGTGGGGCGACAAATGGGCTGCGCGCCCCCTCGCCTTCACCTGTTGCCCACGACCGCCCCGCTGCTGCTGACCTACGGCTGTTTACCCCGCTTCAGCCGAATTGTGGTCAGCCAGGGATTACTCGATCAATTGACCGAGGAGGAAATCGCCACCCTGTATGCCGCCGAATTGGGCCACTGGCGATCGCGATCGCTGGGCCTCTTCTCCGGCCTACTGCTTATTTTGCAACTCCCCTTTAGCCTCTACGTGCTGGTTAGCCGCTGGGGCGATGCCCTCAGCTCAGGGCGATCGAGCCGGTTAGCCCTGCTCCGTTCCTGGGGAGCCGGTTTGTGTACCCTCATCGCCGCCCTAAGCTATGGCAGCTTTCGATTATTACGTCTGCCGCTGCTTATCCCAGCCCGTGGCCGGTTCCGCCACAGCGATCGCTTCGCCGCCAGCCTCACGGGTAACCCCAATGCCCTGATCCGCGCCCTGATCAAAACAGCCCAGGGAATTACCGTGGCCACCTATCAAGCGGATGCGAACGGTCGCTATTTGCTCGAAGGGTTCGAGCCAGGGGTCCCGATCGCCGCCCGCCAAGCCTGGTTACTGAGCCACTGCCCCGATATCGAGAGCATCACCACCGTCCTAGCCTGGGACTGCGCCGACCCGGCCCGCACCTGGCTACCCATCAACCAAGCCCAGCCCCTGCTAGGGGTTCGCCTGCAACCCCTCATCCGCTATGCCCGTCGCTGGTCCCTCCTGCCCGAATTGGATCTGCCCCAACCTCGCCCCCAACCCCTATCCCAGGCCGCCTTCCAAACCCTCCTCAGCCAAACAGCTCCCTGGCTTGGTGCGGGCATTGGCCTTTTCCTGGGGGCCTTCCTCTGGAGTATTGGCGGGATTGGCGAGGTCTTCCGTTGGGCGCCACTCGATTGGATGGCCGGCGATCGTGCCCTGTTGTGGGGATTTGGGCTGGTGGGTTGGGGGGCGGGCCTGTTCCTGCGTAGCCAGCAGCAATTTCCAGACGCTCAGGCCCAGCAACTGCCCAGCACCGGCCACCTCCAGCATCTGTGGCAACAGGTGCAAACAGCGCCCATGACCGGCCACCCCGCCCGTCTACAAGGAATTTTGCTGGGTCAATCGGGAACTGGCAATTGCCTGGGACAGCACCTCCTGCTGTACACCGCCGAAGGAGTCGTGAAACTCCATCTGACCACCGCGATCGGGGTCATCGGCAACCTGCTCCCGGCCCGCCGCCGTCTTCTAGCCACTGGCTACCAGCAAGCCGTAACGGTTCAGGGGTGGCTCCACCGGGGCGCATCCGTCTGGATGACCGTGGATTACCTGCGCTTGCCCCAAGGTAAAACCCTGTCAAGCTATCCCACGATCGCCACAACCCTCACGGTTTTCCTCCTGCTGCTCTGGGGCACGATCACGATCGCCCGCGGTCAGGGGTAA
- the prfC gene encoding peptide chain release factor 3 has protein sequence MTTDLETELRNAVDQRRNFAIISHPDAGKTTLTEKLLLYGGAIHEAGAVKARRSQRHATSDWMAMEQQRGISITSTVLQFFYRGYHINLLDTPGHQDFSEDTYRTLAAADNAVMLEDAAKGLEPQTRKLFEVCRLRGLPIFTFINKMDRPGREPLELLDEIERELGLQTYAVNWPIGMGDRFTGVFDRRHRQIHLFERSRHGSREATTTVFDLGDPRLEDLIDQDLYYHFKDELELLEEVGTELDLEQVHRGKMTPVFFGSAMTNFGVELFLDAFLAYALKPAGRNSNLGRIEPTHPEFSGFVFKLQANMDPKHRDRIAFVRVCSGKFEKDMVVNHTRTGKTVRLSRPQKLFAQERMSLDEAYPGDVIGLNNPGVFAIGDTIYTGSTVAFGPEPPRYEGIPCFSPELFAYLKNPNPSKFKQFSKGVAELQEEGAIQIMYSIDDSKRDPILAAVGQLQFEVVQFRMQNEYGVETLLEPLPFTVARWVEGGWDALQAAGRLFNTATVKDNWGRPVLLFRNEWNCQQIEADHPKLKLSAIAPLT, from the coding sequence ATGACCACCGACCTGGAAACCGAATTGCGCAACGCCGTTGACCAACGCCGCAATTTTGCGATTATTTCCCACCCCGATGCTGGGAAAACGACGCTAACGGAAAAACTCCTGCTCTACGGGGGGGCGATCCACGAGGCTGGTGCGGTCAAGGCCCGTCGGAGTCAACGTCATGCCACGTCGGACTGGATGGCAATGGAGCAACAGCGGGGGATTTCGATTACCTCCACCGTGCTGCAATTCTTCTATCGGGGTTACCACATCAACCTACTCGACACCCCCGGTCACCAGGACTTTAGTGAAGACACCTACCGCACCCTCGCCGCTGCTGATAACGCCGTCATGCTCGAAGATGCAGCCAAGGGCCTCGAACCCCAAACCCGCAAGCTATTTGAAGTTTGCCGCCTGCGGGGGCTACCGATTTTCACCTTCATTAACAAGATGGATCGTCCAGGGCGCGAGCCATTGGAACTGCTCGACGAAATCGAGCGGGAACTGGGCTTGCAAACCTATGCCGTCAACTGGCCGATCGGGATGGGCGATCGCTTCACGGGCGTATTCGATCGTCGCCACCGTCAGATCCATCTGTTCGAGCGCAGCCGCCACGGCAGCCGCGAAGCCACCACCACCGTATTTGATCTGGGTGATCCGCGTTTAGAAGACTTAATCGACCAGGATCTTTATTACCACTTCAAGGACGAACTAGAGCTACTCGAAGAAGTGGGTACCGAGTTAGATCTAGAGCAAGTTCATCGCGGCAAAATGACCCCCGTCTTCTTTGGCAGTGCCATGACCAACTTTGGCGTCGAACTGTTCCTGGATGCCTTTTTGGCCTATGCCCTCAAGCCCGCAGGCCGCAATAGCAACCTGGGACGGATCGAACCCACCCATCCCGAATTCTCCGGCTTTGTCTTCAAACTGCAGGCCAACATGGACCCTAAACACCGCGATCGCATTGCCTTTGTACGGGTTTGTTCCGGCAAATTCGAGAAAGACATGGTGGTCAACCACACCCGAACCGGCAAAACCGTGCGCCTTTCGCGGCCCCAAAAACTCTTTGCCCAAGAGCGCATGTCCCTCGATGAAGCCTACCCCGGCGACGTAATTGGGTTGAACAATCCCGGCGTCTTTGCGATCGGTGACACCATCTACACCGGGTCTACCGTTGCCTTTGGTCCCGAACCGCCGCGTTACGAAGGCATCCCCTGCTTTTCCCCGGAACTCTTCGCCTACCTGAAAAACCCCAACCCCTCCAAATTCAAGCAATTCAGCAAAGGCGTTGCCGAGCTACAGGAAGAAGGAGCCATCCAAATCATGTATTCGATCGACGACAGCAAACGCGACCCCATCCTTGCCGCCGTCGGCCAACTCCAGTTTGAAGTTGTCCAGTTCCGGATGCAGAACGAATACGGCGTCGAAACCCTACTCGAACCCCTTCCCTTCACCGTTGCCCGTTGGGTCGAAGGCGGTTGGGATGCCCTCCAGGCTGCCGGTCGCCTCTTCAACACCGCCACCGTCAAAGACAACTGGGGTCGTCCTGTCCTCCTCTTCCGCAACGAATGGAACTGCCAGCAAATCGAAGCCGATCATCCCAAACTCAAACTGAGCGCGATCGCTCCCCTCACCTAA